CTCATCTCAAATGAGTTAGGAAAACCGTTGAAGAATACGTTGGATGAAGTATCTCGATCTGTAGAAACATTAGAGCAATCTGCGGAAGAAGCAAAAAGGCTTATCGGTGAAACGATACCAGGAGATGCTTCCGAACGAGGGGGAAAAGCGATAGCTTCCACATTCCGTGTACCTGTAGGAGTTATTGCCGCTATTACTCCTTTTAATGCACCTTTAAATTTAGTATGCCACAAAATTGGACCAGCTTTTGCCGCTGGCAACAGTGTTATTTTAAAACCGGCTCCGCAAACAACCTTAGTTGCTTCAGAATTTATATCTCTATTATTAGAAGCTGGAATGCCTGAATGCGCTATTAATATGGTTTTAGGCGGAGTAGAAACAGGACAGCAAATCGTAAAAGATGACCGTGTAAATGTAATTTCTTTTACCGGTGGAACAGTGGCAAGCAGAAATATATGTGAACTGGCTGGAATGAAAAAAGTACTTCTAGAATTAGGAGGAAATGCTTCAACGATCGTTCATGAAGATGCCGACATTAAAAAAGCTGCTGAGCAATGTGGGAGAACAGGATTTAGCAACTCCGGTCAAAGCTGTATTTCAGTTCAGCGTATTTATGTACATGACTCAGTTGTTTCTGAATTTACAGAGCTTCTGAAGAATGAGGTAAAGTCTTTAAAAGTTGGAGATCCTCTGTTGCCGCAAACAGATGTTGGATGTTTAGTAGATGAAAAAGCAGCAAACCGAGTTTTGGCTTGGATTGAAGAAGCAGTCGGCCTCGGTGGAAAGTTGGTATGCGGCGGCAAAAAGACAGGGGCTTCTATAGAACCTACTGTTCTATTAAATCCTCCTAAACAAAGCAAAGTGGTGTGTCAAGAAGTGTTTGGTCCTGTGGTGAGTATCATTCCTTATCAAGATATTGAAGAAGCTATTCAGGAAACAAATGATTCATCTTTCGGTTTGCAAGCAGGCCTTTTTACAAATCAAATGGACCTAGCTTACCGTGTTGCTGAATCTTTAGAAGTGGGAGGAGTTGTGATTAATGGCACCTCTAATTTTCGACTCGACCATTGGCCGTACGGTGGGATAAAAGACAGCGGTGTTGGTAGAGAAGGACCTCGATTTGCGATTGAAGATATGACAGAAACAAAAATGATTGTCCTGCAGCTATCGTAGCTGAGTTTATTACCTGACAAAATATATATGGAATTTAAAGGAGGATATACAATGGAAAAATTAATATCACATCAATTAGTAAATTATCTTGAGGAGCGAGGTATCGAGCATATTTTTGGTTTGTGTGGTCATACCAATATAGCGGTACTAACAGCCTTAGAAGAAAGCAAGATTAAATTTATCAACGTTCGTCATGAACAAATTGCAGCGCATGCAGCTGATGGCTACGCGCGTGTGACGAAAAAAGCAGCAGTAGTATTAAGTCACTTAGGTCCTGGTTTAACAAATGCTGCCACAGGAGTGGCCAATGCAGCGTTAGATTCGATTCCAATGGTTGTCATCGCTGGTGATGTTCCTACTCATTATTACGGAAAGCATCCGCATCAAGAGGTTAACTTACATGCTGACGCTTCGCAATATGAAATTTATCGTCCATTCGTTAAGCGTGCATGGAGAGTTGATCGTCCAGATTTATTTCCAGAAATATTAGAGAAAGCATTTTTACTAGCGGAAAGCGGAAACCCTGGACCCGTACTAGTATCTGTACCTATGGATATCTTTTCAAAAGAGATCGATGTTTCTTTATTTGATCGATTGCATCGTCAAACGAAATCTTTGCAAAAGCCTTCTATTGATGATGAAACGGCAAAGAGTATTGTACAAAAATTAATCAATGCCAAAAATCCAGTGTTGTATGTAGGCGGAGGTATTATATTAGCAGATGCAGCAAATGAGTTAAAAGAGCTTGTGGATCACTTGAACATTCCGGTAGCCCACTCCTTAATGGGAAAAGGAGCACTTCCAGATGATAATGACTTGACTCTAGGGATGACTGGGTTTTGGGGCACGAAGTTTATTAATGAAAAGTGTCGGACTGCCGATTATATTTTAGCATTAGGAACACGGTTTGCAGAAGCAGATTCTAGCTCATGGGAGCCGGAGTATACGTTTGATTTTTCACAAACAAAATTGATTCATATTGATATTGATCCTAGCGAGATAGGGCGTAATTATCCTGCTGAAATTGGTGTAGTGGCTGATTTAAAACAAGCTCTCAAAGTCTTAAATCGTGTGGCTAAACAGCTTATTCCGGAAGGGGTAAAAAACGAAACATTAATAAAAGAGATTGCTTCTTATCGTGAAGAGTTTAAAGCTAGTAATGAAGAGTATATTCATGACAATTCATTCCCAATGCAGCCGCAGCGAATTTTAAATGAGGTTCGTGAAGTACTTCCAAAAGATGCCTATATTACTACTGATGTAGGCTGGAATAAGAATGGGGTAGGACAGCAGTTTCCAATCTATGAAGCTGGAAGCATATTAACTCCAGGAGGTTTTGCCACAATGGGATTTGGAGCGCCGGCAGCTTTAGGAGCAAAGGTAGCTCAGCCTGATAAAGTAGTTGTTTCTCTAGTAGGAGACGGAGGATTCGGCCAAAATCCAGCTGTGCTTGCTACGGCAGCTGAAGAGAACATTCCTGTTGTTTGGATCATTATGAATAACTTTGCGTTTGGTACGATCGCTGGACTGCAAAAAGCACATTTCGGAACCACTCTAGGCACGTTATTTGAAAAAGATGGAGAGGTATATTCTCCTGACTTTGCAAGTATCGCTAAAGCTTATGGAGTAGAAGGTATAAAAATTCAATCAGCCGAAGAGTTCAAACCGGCACTGCAAAGAGCTATTGCTTCTAATAAACCAGTTGTAATTGATGTGGCGATGTTAAACAATCCAGTACCAACATCAGGGCATTGGAACATCATGGATATTTATTCGCCAGATAAGAAAGTACACCATGTATCTGTGTAACAAGTATTGAACGAATACTAAAATGAAAACCGAAACATTTAACTTTGATAAAAAGGAGCTGTTCGTATGTTAGAAAGAGGAGAAGAAACTCATTCTCCATCTATTTGTACGCCTTTAGTAGGCAAAAATCACAAAGAGCTTTTAACAGAGCTAGCGGACATTATATTAAAAAAACCGGATATAATTGAATGGCGCTTGGATTTTTACGAAGAAATTCAAGATATAAACAGCGTCCTTTCTGCAGCTAAAGGTATATATGAAAATAGTGAGCGCACTCCTATTTTGCTTACTATACGTTCTCAAAAAGAAGGAGGGCAGCCTATTTCCTTGTCGGAAAAGGAAGTAGTAGCCATACTTGCAGAGGTATGTAAACACCCATATGTAGCAATTATTGATTTTGAAGTATCAAATCAGCCAGAGCATATCAGCTATTTGCGCAAAATTTCCAAGGAAAATAAAAAGAAACTTGTGCTTTCTTATCATAATTTTTCTTTTACCCCTCCTAAGGCGGAAATTTTTAAAAGCGTATTTCTAGCTGAATTTTATGGAGCAGATGCAGCAAAAGCAGCTGTCATGCCCCAGAATAATCAAGATGTTTTAACTTTATTAGAAGCTACAAGGGAGGCTGAAAAAGAGCTCAGCATTCCTCTCATTACCATGTCGATGGGAGGATTAGGAGCTATTAGCCGGATCGTAGGGTGGATGTATGGCTCTTCTGTTACTTTTGCTGTAGGGAAAAGCAGTTCAGCTCCTGGGCAAGTTCCAATTGATGAATTACGAAAAATAATTCAGTTAACAAAAAAAGTTACGGATTCTGAAAACTATCATTCCCATCAAATTATTTCGATGTAAAATAAAAAGAAAAAGAGCATGCTATGCTCTTTTTCTTTTTATTTATCCTTTACATGCATTGAAAGATACACGCGAGTATCTTTTTTGCGCTCATACTTTGGATTAGCGCTTCGCGTATATTCTTTTGACTGATGTTCTATATGGTAGTTCTGTTCAAATTGTTTGATTGCTTCATTAATTTCTTCTTGTGTTCCCATTAATCTTACTTGCAGCATTGTAACGTCTCCTTCCATACACTTTGCTTTTTGACTATATCATGAAATAAAAAAGAAGTAATTTTATTTTTGTTGACTAACCTGTATATACAGGTTAGAATAAAAGTGTAAAACTTGTATATACAAGTTTGTGGTGGTGAGATTTATATAGGGGATAGGAAATATAGGAGTAAAATGAAAACGGAAACAAGGGGGAAAAGACATGAATCGTGAATCTGTTGAACGCATTATAGAAGCTGTTGGCGGAAAAGAAAATATCTCTGCTGCAACGCACTGTGTAACGCGCCTTCGACTTGTTTTAAAAGATGAAGGTAAAGTCAATCAAAGTATGCTAGATGAGCATGAATTAGTAAAAGGATCTTTTTCTACAAATGGCCAGTTTCAAGTTGTTATTGGTCAAGGCACGGTTGATAAAGTATATAAAGAAATGGTGGCGCTTACAGGGATAGGTGAACTATCAAAAGAAGAAGTAAAAAATGAGGCAGCTAAAAACTTAAATCCGCTGCAGCGCGCAATAAAGACATTAGCTGACATTTTTATTCCCATTTTACCGGCAATCGTAACAGCGGGTTTATTAATGGGAATCAATAATGTACTAACAGGAGCGGGAATTTTTTACGATGATAAATCGATCGTAGATGTTCATACACAGTGGAAAGACTTCGCGAGCATGATTAATTTAATTGCGAATACGGCTTTTGCCTTTTTGCCAGCTCTTATTGGATGGTCAGCTGTTACGCGCTTCGGAGGAAGTCCTTTATTTGGAATTGTCCTTGGGCTCATGCTTGTACACCCTGACTTGCTAAATGCCTGGTCTTACGGAGAAGCATTAAAAAAAGGAAGTATCGATACGTGGAATTTATTTGGCCTGCATGTTGAGAAAGTCGGCTATCAAGGGCAGGTTTTACCTGTATTAGTTGCTTCATTCGTACTGGCAAAAATCGAATTATTCTTACGAAAACGAATACCAGATGGTTTTCAACTTTTAATTGTAGCGCCTGTAGCTCTTTTAGTGACAGGGTTTCTCGCTTTTATTGTAATTGGTCCAATTACATTTGCAATAGGAAATGTCATTACAGATGCAGTTGTATGGTTATTCAAAACGGCTCCATTTATTGGAGGGCTTGTGTACGGAGGCTTATATGCTCCACTTGTTATTACAGGTATGCATCATACATTTTTGGCAGTAGATTTACAGCTGATCGGAAGCGTGGGAAGTACCTTCTTATGGCCAATGGTAGCATTATCAAATATTGCACAAGGCTCTGCTGCTTTTGCGATGATGGTTCTTTCAAAAGACGATGAGAAATTAAAAGGATTGTCTTTAACGTCAGGGATTTCGGCTTGGCTTGGCATTACGGAACCTGCAATGTTTGGTGTTAATTTGCGCTTTAGATTTGCTTTTATTTCTGCAGTGATTGGTTCAGCTATTGCGGGTGTCGTCATATCCGTAGCGGGAGTGAAAGCAGCATCAGTAGGAATTGGTGGTATTCCAGCTCCGTTATCAATTGTTCCAGAGAGCTGGTCGCCTTTTATTATTGGAATGGTAATTGCAATCGTTGTGCCGTTTCTTTTAACGTTAACGCTTGGAAAGCTTCAGAAAAAATCAACCGTTACATCAACGGTTGCGGGTACAGACTCGCTTCAACATAATTCTAAGAATTAAATGGTGGTGTTAAAAATGCAAGAACCTTGGTGGAAAAAATCTGTTGTCTATCAAATTTATCCAAAAAGCTTTTATGATACGACTGGAAATGGCGTTGGCGATATAGCTGGTATTATTGAAAAGCTAGATTATTTGAAAGAGCTCGGCGTAGACGTTGTGTGGCTAACGCCAATTTATAAATCGCCGCAGCGAGATAATGGATATGATATAAGTAATTATTTTGTTATTCAAGAAGAGTACGGGACAATGGAGGACTTCGATCGTTTAGTAACAGAAGCGCATAAGCGGGATCTTAAAATCATCATGGATATTGTCGTTAATCATACGTCAACTGAACATGAATGGTTTCAAGAAGCTAAAAAATCGAAAGATAACCCGTACAGAGATTTTTATATTTGGAAAGATCAAAAAGAAGATGGAAGTGCTCCGACGAATTGGGTTTCAAAATTTGGAGGGTCGGCGTGGGAGCATGATAAGCTGACAGAACAATCTTATCTGCATTTGTTTGATGTCACGCAAGCGGATTTGAATTGGGAAAATGAGCATGTGCGCCGCAGCGTGTATGATATGATGAGGTTTTGGCTTGAAAAAGGTGTAGATGGATTTCGGCTAGACGTTATTAACTTAATTTCAAAAGATCAGCGTTTCTTAGATGATGATGGTTCTGTTGCGCCAGGTGATGGCCGGAAATTCTACACCGACGGTCCTCGCGTGCACGAATATATGCGGGAAATGAATCAAGAAGTTTTTTCAAAATATGATAGTATGACCGTTGGGGAAATGTCGTCGACAACTGTTGACCACTGTATTCAGTACTCTCATCCGGACCGGGACGAGCTTAGCATGACGTTTAATTTTCATCATTTAAAAGTCGATTACCCAAATGGAGAAAAGTGGGCGCTAGCAGATTTTGATTTTATTAAATTAAAAGAGATTCTATCAACTTGGCAAACGGAGATGAATAAAGGAGGGGGATGGAATGCACTATTTTGGTGCAACCATGATCAGCCTCGTGTTGTTTCCCGCTATGGAAACGACGAACTCTATCATAATAAATCTGCCAAAATGCTCGCTACAACGATTCATCTGATGCAGGGGACACCTTATATCTATCAAGGCGAAGAAATAGGTATGACAAACCCGAAGTTTTCCTCTATTGATGAATATAGAGATGTGGAGTCATTAAATGTGTATGAGATAAAACGTGCACAAGGAATGGACGAAAATGAAATTTTGGAGATTTTAAAACATAAATCAAGAGATAATTCCCGTACACCGGTGCAATGGAACGATGAGCCGAATGCAGGTTTTACAAAAGGAAAGCCATGGATTAATCCGGCCTATAACTACCGTGAAATTAATGTAGAAAAAGCGTTAGATAATGAAGATTCGATCTTTTATTTTTATCAAAAGCTTATTGCATTACGCAAGCAGTACGAGATTATCACCTACGGAAACTATGAATTGATTCTTGGAGAAGACAAGCAGATTTTCGCTTATATCCGAAATGGAGTAGATGAAAAGCTGTTGGTGATAAATAATTTCTACGACAGCGAAACGACCTTTAAACTGCCGGAAGATATAACTTTTGAAGGATATCATAGTGAAATATTGCTGTCTAACTACGAAGATTCATCAAAGGAATTCAAGCGAGTCTTACTTCGGCCGTATGAATCAATCGTGTATCATTTAAAAAAATAGAGAAAAAAGTAAAAAGAACGATGGGTGACAATCTATCGTTCTTTTTATACAATTGGGTATATATAGAAAGCAAAATAGGTGATGGCAATTGAAAGAAAATAAATTTATCAATATTTACGAACAGTTAGTCGATAAAATTAAACGCGGTGACTGGCGCCCTAATACAAAACTTCCTTCTGAAAATGAGCTTGTTGAACAGTATCAAACGTCTCGTGAAACGATACGGAAAGCGTTAAATTTACTTTCACAAAATGGCTACATTCAAAAAATGAAAGGAAAAGGCTCTTTTGTATTGGACGTATCACGCTTTGATTTTCCAGTATCAGGACTTGTTAGCTTCAAAGAAGTTGCGGAAAAGCTAGGACATACATCGACTACTATTGTAAAAGAGTTTGAACTAATCAAGGCTGATCAAGATCTGTGCACACAGCTTGGGACAACGAAAAAAGACCTCATATGGAAAGTAGTTCGAGCGCGTGAAATCGATGGAGAAAAAATTATTTTAGACAAAGATTTTTTTCATAAAAAATATGTTCCTCACCTCACAAAAGACATATGCGAAGGCTCTATTTATGAATACTTAGAAAAAGATCTTGGGCTGAAAATAAGCTTTGCTAAAAAAGAAATTTCCGTTGACGAACTTACGGAAGAAGATAAATGTTACTTAGATTTGAAAGACTATGAACATATTGTGGTAGTAAGAAATTATGTGTATCTAGAAGATGCAAGCCTTTTTCAATATACGGAATCACGTCATCGTCTTGATAAGTTCCGTTTTGTGGATTTTGCTCGCAGAGGTATATAATGTTCCACTGTCCATGAGTTTTTCCTTTTAGTAGATACTTACACAAAAACTGCTTTGATATAGGAAACGAAGCAGTTTTTTTGTGTGAAAAATTGAAAAAACATCATCCTTTTGACGATAAAATTCTAAAAAGGTTGAATTTTTCTTTGGAGTTTGTTTTAGTAGAACATAAGATTATTTTATATTTGTATAATGTTATCCATACAGGATACAGATTTATTTTTCTTTTTTTTATTAGATATATAAGAAATTGTTATTTGAAAACAATAATACCATTAGTAATTCTAATAAACGTATCTATCTACAGCATTAAAGGAAGCAGCTCAAACAATACTAAGTAAAAAGGAGGAGACGGAATGAGTAACGATTATCGACTTTATCCTCTTGGTGATAGCGGCATTGTCGTTTCATTTGGAGACGAAATTAATTTCGACATACATAAACGTATTCAGCAATTTACTCAGGTGCTAGAGCAATCATTATGTAAGGGAATGATTGAATATGTGCCGGCTTTTACAACAGTTACAATCTATTATGATCCTTGGGTCATGAGTGAAAAAGGAAAAAGAAACCCTTACACAGCAATATCTACATATATTGAAAAGCTCCTTTTCCACCAGGAAGAAAAATCTGAAGCGGTCGCTAGACAAATTGAAATTCCGGTGTGTTATGGAGGAAAGTACGGTCCGGACTTAGAGAAAGTAGCTGCTTTTCATTCATTAACGCTTGAAGAAGTTATCCGTATTCATACAAATGGAGAGTATTTGGTGTATATGATAGGCTTTGTTCCTGGTTTTCCTTACTTGGGAGGGATGAGCGAAGAAATTGCGACCCCAAGAAAAGAATCACCGAGAAATAGCATCCCAAAAGGGTCAGTTGGCATCGCAGGAATACAAACCGGCGTGTACCCAATCGAGACACCCGGAGGATGGCAGTTAATCGGGCGTACTCCTTTGTCACTATTTAACCCAGAAAAGGATTCGCCAAGCTTGCTTCAAGCAGGTGATCGTATCCGATTTGTTTCCATTTCTGAAACAGAATATGAAGCACAAAAGGAGGTGGATGAAGATGAGTATTAAAGTAATACGTCCTGGTTTATTAACGACGATTCAAGACATCGGCAGACATGGATATCAAAAGGACGGCATGATTGTCAGCGGGGCAATGGACAAAGTTGCTTTAAGGATTGCCAACTTATTAGTAGGAAATCAAGAAAATCGGCCGGTTATTGAAATTACGTTAATGGGACCAAAAATTGAATTTCAGCAAGATGCTTTGATTGCACTGACCGGAGGGGATTTATCGCCAACTGTTAATGATGAAGCCGTAAAGATGTGGCGACCTTTATATGTGAAAAAAGGGAGCGTGCTACAGTTTGGCGTTCCAACTTTAGGATGCCGTTCGTACTTATCGGTTTCCGGTGCTTTTAACGTTCCTGCAATTATGGGAAGTACATCTACTTCATTGCGCGCTCGGATAGGCGGGTTGCACGGTAAAGCATTACAGTCAGGAGACGAAATATTAACCCACCCTCCTACAGAAATAGGGGAAGTAATTATAAAGAAACTGCTGAAAAAGCAAACGGGCCGCTCTTTTCAGCAGGCTTTTTGGACGATTCATCCTAAACTTCTTCCTTCATACGAGACACCTATTATCCGCGCGATGAAAGGTGCGGAATTTGATTGGTTTATAGAAGAAAGTCAACAACATTTCTTTCAGCAAGAATTTGACGTTACGCCGCAATCTGACCGAATGGGCTATAGGCTAAAAGGGAAGAAACTAGTCCTTGGTGAAGAAAAAGAGCTGCTTTCTAGCGCTGTGACGTTCGGTACGATTCAAGTACCAAAAGAAGGACAGCCCATTGTTTTATTAGCAGATCATCAAACGACAGGAGGATATCCTAGAATCGGGCAGGTAGCAACTGCAGATTTTTCAGCGTTGGCGCAAGTTTCTCCAGGGAAAAAGGTTTCTTTTCAAGCAATTTCACTGGATGAAGCGCAGCATTTATATATGGAGCAGGAAAAGAAGATAAATCATATTAAAAGAGCACTTCGAATGAAAATATAAGGGGGAAGAAGATGGCTACCGTTGATTTGAACTGTGACTTAGGGGAGAGTTTTGGGAACTATAGATTAGGAAATGATAAAGAGATTTTGCGCTATGTAACGTCAGCAAACATTGCTTGCGGCTTTCATGCCGGAGATCCTTCGGTTATGAGAGAAACAGTAAAGCTGGCTTTGAGTGAAAATGTGGCGATTGGCGCGCACCCTGGATTGCAAGATTTAGCTGGATTTGGACGTAGATATATGAAAATTACGCCTCGCGAAGCTTATGATTTAATGGTGTATCAAATGGGGGCTCTTTCAGCTTTTATACGTTCAGAAGGAGGGATACTTCATCACGTGAAACCTCATGGCGCTTTATATAATATGGCTGCAGCAGATCGAGACATAGCTAAAGCTATTACCGAAGCTGTTTATAATGTCAGTGAGGAAGCTATCCTATATGGTTTGGCTGGAAGTGAACTGATTAAAGCTGGAAACGAAATGGGCTTACGTACGTCTCAGGAAGTATTTGCAGATCGAACCTATCAACAAAATGGCATGCTGACGCCCAGAAACGTTGAAAACG
This sequence is a window from Priestia aryabhattai. Protein-coding genes within it:
- a CDS encoding aldehyde dehydrogenase family protein, which gives rise to MSFRRARPYVNKEWLEGNRSVVSIKSPYSQEVIGEQIIATPEDVERALSAAYQAKKTIASLSSYERAKILKEAARLLEKQKEKFASLISNELGKPLKNTLDEVSRSVETLEQSAEEAKRLIGETIPGDASERGGKAIASTFRVPVGVIAAITPFNAPLNLVCHKIGPAFAAGNSVILKPAPQTTLVASEFISLLLEAGMPECAINMVLGGVETGQQIVKDDRVNVISFTGGTVASRNICELAGMKKVLLELGGNASTIVHEDADIKKAAEQCGRTGFSNSGQSCISVQRIYVHDSVVSEFTELLKNEVKSLKVGDPLLPQTDVGCLVDEKAANRVLAWIEEAVGLGGKLVCGGKKTGASIEPTVLLNPPKQSKVVCQEVFGPVVSIIPYQDIEEAIQETNDSSFGLQAGLFTNQMDLAYRVAESLEVGGVVINGTSNFRLDHWPYGGIKDSGVGREGPRFAIEDMTETKMIVLQLS
- a CDS encoding thiamine pyrophosphate-binding protein, translated to MEKLISHQLVNYLEERGIEHIFGLCGHTNIAVLTALEESKIKFINVRHEQIAAHAADGYARVTKKAAVVLSHLGPGLTNAATGVANAALDSIPMVVIAGDVPTHYYGKHPHQEVNLHADASQYEIYRPFVKRAWRVDRPDLFPEILEKAFLLAESGNPGPVLVSVPMDIFSKEIDVSLFDRLHRQTKSLQKPSIDDETAKSIVQKLINAKNPVLYVGGGIILADAANELKELVDHLNIPVAHSLMGKGALPDDNDLTLGMTGFWGTKFINEKCRTADYILALGTRFAEADSSSWEPEYTFDFSQTKLIHIDIDPSEIGRNYPAEIGVVADLKQALKVLNRVAKQLIPEGVKNETLIKEIASYREEFKASNEEYIHDNSFPMQPQRILNEVREVLPKDAYITTDVGWNKNGVGQQFPIYEAGSILTPGGFATMGFGAPAALGAKVAQPDKVVVSLVGDGGFGQNPAVLATAAEENIPVVWIIMNNFAFGTIAGLQKAHFGTTLGTLFEKDGEVYSPDFASIAKAYGVEGIKIQSAEEFKPALQRAIASNKPVVIDVAMLNNPVPTSGHWNIMDIYSPDKKVHHVSV
- the aroD gene encoding type I 3-dehydroquinate dehydratase — encoded protein: MLERGEETHSPSICTPLVGKNHKELLTELADIILKKPDIIEWRLDFYEEIQDINSVLSAAKGIYENSERTPILLTIRSQKEGGQPISLSEKEVVAILAEVCKHPYVAIIDFEVSNQPEHISYLRKISKENKKKLVLSYHNFSFTPPKAEIFKSVFLAEFYGADAAKAAVMPQNNQDVLTLLEATREAEKELSIPLITMSMGGLGAISRIVGWMYGSSVTFAVGKSSSAPGQVPIDELRKIIQLTKKVTDSENYHSHQIISM
- a CDS encoding YvzF family protein, with translation MLQVRLMGTQEEINEAIKQFEQNYHIEHQSKEYTRSANPKYERKKDTRVYLSMHVKDK
- the treP gene encoding PTS system trehalose-specific EIIBC component, translating into MNRESVERIIEAVGGKENISAATHCVTRLRLVLKDEGKVNQSMLDEHELVKGSFSTNGQFQVVIGQGTVDKVYKEMVALTGIGELSKEEVKNEAAKNLNPLQRAIKTLADIFIPILPAIVTAGLLMGINNVLTGAGIFYDDKSIVDVHTQWKDFASMINLIANTAFAFLPALIGWSAVTRFGGSPLFGIVLGLMLVHPDLLNAWSYGEALKKGSIDTWNLFGLHVEKVGYQGQVLPVLVASFVLAKIELFLRKRIPDGFQLLIVAPVALLVTGFLAFIVIGPITFAIGNVITDAVVWLFKTAPFIGGLVYGGLYAPLVITGMHHTFLAVDLQLIGSVGSTFLWPMVALSNIAQGSAAFAMMVLSKDDEKLKGLSLTSGISAWLGITEPAMFGVNLRFRFAFISAVIGSAIAGVVISVAGVKAASVGIGGIPAPLSIVPESWSPFIIGMVIAIVVPFLLTLTLGKLQKKSTVTSTVAGTDSLQHNSKN
- the treC gene encoding alpha,alpha-phosphotrehalase; this translates as MQEPWWKKSVVYQIYPKSFYDTTGNGVGDIAGIIEKLDYLKELGVDVVWLTPIYKSPQRDNGYDISNYFVIQEEYGTMEDFDRLVTEAHKRDLKIIMDIVVNHTSTEHEWFQEAKKSKDNPYRDFYIWKDQKEDGSAPTNWVSKFGGSAWEHDKLTEQSYLHLFDVTQADLNWENEHVRRSVYDMMRFWLEKGVDGFRLDVINLISKDQRFLDDDGSVAPGDGRKFYTDGPRVHEYMREMNQEVFSKYDSMTVGEMSSTTVDHCIQYSHPDRDELSMTFNFHHLKVDYPNGEKWALADFDFIKLKEILSTWQTEMNKGGGWNALFWCNHDQPRVVSRYGNDELYHNKSAKMLATTIHLMQGTPYIYQGEEIGMTNPKFSSIDEYRDVESLNVYEIKRAQGMDENEILEILKHKSRDNSRTPVQWNDEPNAGFTKGKPWINPAYNYREINVEKALDNEDSIFYFYQKLIALRKQYEIITYGNYELILGEDKQIFAYIRNGVDEKLLVINNFYDSETTFKLPEDITFEGYHSEILLSNYEDSSKEFKRVLLRPYESIVYHLKK
- the treR gene encoding trehalose operon repressor, with product MKENKFINIYEQLVDKIKRGDWRPNTKLPSENELVEQYQTSRETIRKALNLLSQNGYIQKMKGKGSFVLDVSRFDFPVSGLVSFKEVAEKLGHTSTTIVKEFELIKADQDLCTQLGTTKKDLIWKVVRAREIDGEKIILDKDFFHKKYVPHLTKDICEGSIYEYLEKDLGLKISFAKKEISVDELTEEDKCYLDLKDYEHIVVVRNYVYLEDASLFQYTESRHRLDKFRFVDFARRGI
- the pxpB gene encoding 5-oxoprolinase subunit PxpB; its protein translation is MSNDYRLYPLGDSGIVVSFGDEINFDIHKRIQQFTQVLEQSLCKGMIEYVPAFTTVTIYYDPWVMSEKGKRNPYTAISTYIEKLLFHQEEKSEAVARQIEIPVCYGGKYGPDLEKVAAFHSLTLEEVIRIHTNGEYLVYMIGFVPGFPYLGGMSEEIATPRKESPRNSIPKGSVGIAGIQTGVYPIETPGGWQLIGRTPLSLFNPEKDSPSLLQAGDRIRFVSISETEYEAQKEVDEDEY
- a CDS encoding 5-oxoprolinase subunit C family protein, producing the protein MSIKVIRPGLLTTIQDIGRHGYQKDGMIVSGAMDKVALRIANLLVGNQENRPVIEITLMGPKIEFQQDALIALTGGDLSPTVNDEAVKMWRPLYVKKGSVLQFGVPTLGCRSYLSVSGAFNVPAIMGSTSTSLRARIGGLHGKALQSGDEILTHPPTEIGEVIIKKLLKKQTGRSFQQAFWTIHPKLLPSYETPIIRAMKGAEFDWFIEESQQHFFQQEFDVTPQSDRMGYRLKGKKLVLGEEKELLSSAVTFGTIQVPKEGQPIVLLADHQTTGGYPRIGQVATADFSALAQVSPGKKVSFQAISLDEAQHLYMEQEKKINHIKRALRMKI
- a CDS encoding LamB/YcsF family protein, with amino-acid sequence MATVDLNCDLGESFGNYRLGNDKEILRYVTSANIACGFHAGDPSVMRETVKLALSENVAIGAHPGLQDLAGFGRRYMKITPREAYDLMVYQMGALSAFIRSEGGILHHVKPHGALYNMAAADRDIAKAITEAVYNVSEEAILYGLAGSELIKAGNEMGLRTSQEVFADRTYQQNGMLTPRNVENAVIKDENAAISQVIKMVKEKKVLTVQNEEIPIQADTVCIHGDGAHAVEFAKAICDKLKEEQIIIQPQ